In the genome of Oscarella lobularis chromosome 1, ooOscLobu1.1, whole genome shotgun sequence, one region contains:
- the LOC136199815 gene encoding uncharacterized protein isoform X1: MTHVSVSFSIEKEEFLSAVMDGNTTFVSQFICRYPEKWKEATDMDGYTALHLAMSAEMAQFLISAGANIEALNNRGLTPFLCAVSNNLSEIIDVIIQHGCNISAKGRDGDGAIALAVYYGHEDIVRQLVGMEFSINETNHNGLTPLHRACERGRPKFAEILILAGANIEALDKWRYTPFLRAVLFGQLEVMDVLIQCKCNISVKNIDGVGALHIASLQGFLAIAIRLVGIGLSVNELTENGATSLHLACAEGHAKTAEFLISSGADIEALNMNGKTPLLAAAENGHSEVIDVLIKHHCNVFAKDNGGFSSLHCACHNGHAQTVDFLISSGADIEARDEHSGFTPFLFAVLHEHLEVTNVLFQRGCNIAAKTTSRNGALALASERGRLNIVRRLVEIGCNINEPHEDGYTSLHFACKNGHAQIAKFLVSSGANTKAINKFGRTPLLEAHFNKKRNVISSLKQILGSQITAEEGIDEESLSEDNRSSSDEEVENTSDEACQETADPSDRSQEIYDEALKRGSVTVNRCRVIVAGQDGTGKSCLVDSLLNRTFEKKKASTEGAAVTMTHTATRGWIATDSKDHLDPLIAEGVYRMNQQQLTSKSWQEGSSESSHFVLNSREPNVKSKDAEADKIDLSTAINHLKPAPAVETHSEDLKMFGIEAKTLTAGQLQLVKTFLTNRPSEEDLRERILGVRDIWDLGGQEVYLATHSALMPDSKAFCMSIYMIVMDISKSLSDKAQSFYRSSDGEVTDLTNELGWIRTNGDFPLYWFGSITAAHEETPMGDHWLGKDEEVAPPPVFAIGTHRDVLDNKEKFPNSDSVKEWLREQGKLFEELLSDSDFKKHIVKPRPRKDEDFREMAHFFKRIFLVDNSVSGSGSPCKGVREIRERVDRMTTTYWEKAKKQPLFWVYLEILLFQWSEVMKTVVAKVDEIVMLAQHPTICNISSRDEVLVALKYLASVGVILYYPEVEDLKDVVFTRPMWVIKALSAFVTAVEPGPLMEPQWDFLKKKGVMSNDLMMYRLKQMRDADCSDLATGQKNTDGERVEAENRLVVRLLELLDVITPVEGQKNFYVPSMLKAPFLYSFTYLERLTSSNVESRSCGLPAPLIVIPKKLKFVPECLFFRLITRFLKVYPLKPRLSRHQCIFLAQDKTPAEVLVEVELLYHKRGKWIALTIRFVNDEDREKISGQFLASIKSELHEQMKNVCMQGMRGFKYSICCQTKKAARKNEEFGIDPEDLSVIFDEDGDSSSEPPRKISKVYFNPFNEPLSRRQQEFEIDCWFEHKPICARLLSQEALPKAIDTRLIRVVAFLVNAKWDEFAVFLEASASDITQYKETSVKNLVRALNVIETWVERCGPEATVNALIKACENCGIHRHKIAAAYEENLLSERDEYFESPSQTKQRDVGEVGHAETLSLPFLHFKTGPPIDPTSFATGTEPLAWRKSLLPAPEDLILASSVPPHLLQNQSSCQVVVASSRLKDGKEERQEKAIASPKSLPAKVDVLEETVWRNVGEVLETNELVGTSKVSELVLESVEVNRFRLNVLGQIRSFVLKERRSCTVDSGGGQIHLKSSGVTVTLSENAVSEATNFSVTSYFPEDYKEAPAITCVATVLPHGLTLRNKATIELRHHICLEKPFRVRILYHSGLSTCEKGYQLLADLNQGAMSAVDGETEFRVERNCIRILCRGFSEHCIVQEGYFFISIRLYAPLSFAEGDSQGSVVASLSCQCDEVTKKIDKNQKELARECKDFQNDYINVDSTESVELSVNPTNDSSVLFSANGAPSSPAISAIALKSMIGAGHMNYITRSFCLERTKNTVVSVKFSYNAIDKTGSIVGSFQLYPVIWRPMPRLENLKSLLNGRSGTDNGSIHCSSVNAMVTQTAENQLDDVVSPDEQSDVARRIGSRWRHVGAALGPHPKFESHELDSFAAAHNSDRDRALQMLSTWAEKHHRNATRRMLILALRKEDQNALISNVFKCNPDSLTT; the protein is encoded by the exons ATGACGCACGTCTCGGTGAGCTTTTCGATCGAAAAAGAAG aGTTCTTATCCGCTGTCATGGACGGAAATACGACTTTCGTATCACAGTTCATTTGTCGCTATCCAGAAAAGTGGAAAGAAGCGACGGACATG GACGGATATACAGCTCTTCATCTCGCTATGAGTGCTGAAATGGCTCAATTTctgatttcagctggagctaATATAGAAGCTTTGAATAAT AGAGGAttgacgccttttctttgcgcCGTTTCAAATAATCTATCCGAAATTATAGACGTTATTATACAACATGGTTGCAACATTTCTGCAAAAGGCAGG GATGGTGATGGAGCTATTGCATTGGCAGTTTATTACGGACATGAGGATATCGTAAGACAACTTGTTGGGATGGAATTCAGTATAAATGAAACTAATCAT AATGGCCTTACTCCACTTCATCGGGCGTGTGAGCGTGGACGCCCGAAATTTGctgaaattttaattttagctGGAGCTAATATAGAAGCCTTGGATAag TGGAGATacacgccttttcttcgtgcCGTTCTCTTTGGACAATTGGAGGTCATGGATGTTCTTATTCAATGTAAATGCAACATTTCTGTTAAAAACATC GATGGTGTTGGAGCTCTACACATTGCGAGCCTACAGGGGTTTTTGGCCATTGCGATACGACTTGTGGGAATAGGATTGAGCGTCAATGAACTTACTGAG AATGGCGCTACTTCACTTCATTTGGCGTGCGCGGAAGGACACGCTAAAACGGCTGAATTTCTGATATCATCTGGAGCAGATATAGAAGCTTTGAATATG aatggAAAAACGCCTTTACTTGCGGCTGCTGAAAATGGACATTCAGAAGTCATTGATGTTCTTATTAAACATCATTGCAACGTTTTTGCTAAAGACAAC GGAGGCTTTTCTTCACTTCATTGTGCGTGCCACAATGGACACGCTCAAACAGTCGATTTTCTGATTTCATCTGGAGCTGATATAGAAGCTCGCGATGAG CATAGTGGCTtcacgccttttctttttgccgtTTTACATGAACATTTAGAAGTGACAAATGTTCTTTTTCAACGCGGTTGCAACATTGCCGCAAAAACAACC AGTCGTAACGGAGCCCTGGCACTTGCAAGCGAACGCGGTCGTTTGAATATTGTAAGACGCCTTGTTGAAATAGGGTGCAATATCAATGAGCCACATGAA GATGGCTATACGTCACTTCATTTTGCGTGTAAGAATGGTCACGCTCAAATCGCTAAATTTCTAGTTTCATCTGGAGCTAATACAAAAGCAATAAATAAA TTTGGTAGAACCCCTCTTCTTGAAGCTCACTTCAACAAGAAACGCAACGTCATTTCATCTCTTAAACAGATTTTGGGTAGTCAAATTACGGCTGAAGAAGGCATAGACGAAGAGAGTCTCTCAGAG gacAACCGCTCCTCTTCGGACGAAGAAGTTGAAAACACTTCCGACGAAGCCTGCCAAGAAACTGCTGACCCGTCTGACCGTTCTCAAGAAATTTACGACGAGGCTCTAAAGCGCGGCTCTGTAACAGTCAACCGTTGTCGTGTCATCGTTGCTGGTCAAGACGGAACTGGCAAGTCATGTCTTGTAGATTCTCTTTTGAACAGAACttttgagaaaaagaaagcgagcaCAGAAGGAGCAGCCGTAACAATGACCCACACAGCGACAAGAGGTTGGATCGCCACGGACAGCAAGGACCACTTAGATCCGCTAATTGCAGAGGGTGTCTATCGCATGAATCAGCAGCagttgacgtcgaagagcTGGCAAGAAGGCTCTTCTGAATCATCCCATTTTGTACTAAATTCAAGAGAGCCTAACGTCAAATCGAAAGACGCAGAAGCAGACAAAATAGACCTTTCTACAGCAATAAATCATCTGAAACCAGCACCAGCAGTAGAAACACATTCAGaggatttgaaaatgtttgGCATTgaagcgaaaacgctcaCGGCTGGCCAGCTACAGTTAGTCAAAACTTTTCTCACAAATAGACCAAGTGAAGAAGATCTTCGTGAGAGAATCCTGGGCGTTCGCGATATCTGGGATTTGGGTGGACAGGAAGTTTATCTCGCCACTCATTCGGCTCTCATGCCGGACAGCAAAGCGTTTTGTATGTCAATTTACATGATTGTAATGGACATCTCAAAGTCGCTGTCAGATAAAGCGCAGTCGTTTTATCGATCATCGGATGGCGAAGTAACAGACCTAACAAATGAATTAGGCTGGATTCGCACAAACGGAGACTTTCCTCTCTACTGGTTTGGCTCAATCACAGCCGCCCATGAAGAGACGCCTATGGGTGACCATTGGCTGGGTAAGGACGAAGAAGTGGCTCCTCCCCCCGTCTTTGCAATTGGCACCCACCGAGACGTCTTGGACAACAAGGAGAAGTTTCCTAATTCAGACTCAGTAAAAGAATGGCTGAGGGAGCAAGGCAAGTTGTTTGAAGAACTTTTGAGCGACAGCGACTTCAAGAAACACATCGTCAAACCGAGACCCAGGAAAGACGAAGATTTTCGCGAAATGGCTCATTTCTTCAAGAGAATATTTCTAGTAGACAATTCCGTCTCCGGTTCAGGTTCTCCGTGTAAAGGCGTTAGAGAAATTCGAGAGCGAGTCGATcgcatgacgacgacgtattgggaaaaagcgaaaaagcaGCCTCTATTTTGGGTTTACCTTGAAATCCTTCTGTTTCAGTGGAGCGAGGTCATGAAAACTGTTGTGGCTAAAGTAGACGAAATAGTGATGCTCGCTCAGCATCCGACAATCTGCAATATTTCaagtcgcgacgaagtcCTCGTGGCTCTGAAATATCTTGCAAGCGTCGGAGTAATTCTCTATTACCCGGAAGTAGAAGATttgaaagacgtcgtttttaCCAGACCTATGTGGGTAATCAAAGCTCTGTCAGCTTTCGTGACAGCGGTAGAGCCAGGTCCATTGATGGAGCCACAGTGGGActttctgaaaaagaaaggggTGATGTCTAATGACTTGATGATGTATCGTCTGAAGCAAATGCGCGATGCCGACTGTAGTGATTTGGCTACTGGCCAAAAGAACACCGATGGAGAAAGAGTTGAAGCCGAAAATAGGCTTGTTGTACGACTTCTAGAActccttgacgtcatcacgccTGTTGAAGGCCAGAAGAATTTTTACGTTCCTTCAATGCTCAAAGCGCCGTTTCTGTATTCTTTTACTTATTTGGAACGTCTTACTTCTTCAAACGTTGAGTCACGTTCTTGCGGTCTTCCGGCTCCTCTCATCGTCATCCCAAAAAAGCTAAAATTTGTCCCGGAAtgcctcttctttcgtctcaTAACACGCTTTCTCAAAGTGTATCCGCTGAAACCTCGGCTTTCACGTCATCAATGCATCTTCCTTGCTCAAGACAAGACGCCAGCGGAAG TATTAGTGGAAGTTGAGCTGTTGTATCACAAGCGAGGCAAATGGATAGCTCTgacgattcgtttcgttAATGACGAGGACCGAGAGAAGATAAGCGGACAGTTCTTGGCCTCAATCAAGAGCGAGTTGCACGAGCAAATGAAAAACGTCTGTATGCAAGGCATGAGGGGTTTTAAGTATAGCATCTGCTGTCAAACGAAGAAAGCCGCTCGTAAGAACGAGGAGTTTGGCATTGATCCAGAAGATCTTTCTGTAATTTTCGACGAGGATGGTGACTCGTCATCAGAACCACCACGGAAAATTTCCAAAGTGTATTTTAACCCATTCAATGAGCCACTCAGTAGAAGACAACAAGAGTTTGAAATTGACTGTTGGTTTGAACACAAACCCATCTGTGCTAGACTATTGTCTCAAG AGGCACTTCCTAAGGCGATCGACACTCGCCTTATTCGCGTTGTTGCGTTCCTAGTCAATGCAAAATGGGATGAGTTTGCTGTTTTCTTGGAGGCTAGTGCCAGTGACATAACGCAATACAAAGAAACGTCTGTCAAGAATCTTGTTCGAGCCTTGAATGTCATAGAGACTTGGGTAGAAAGATGCGGTCCAGAAGCAACGGTGAATGCTCTTATTAAAGCTTGTGAAAATTGCGGCATTCACAGGCATAAAATTGCAGCTGCTTACGAGGAGAATTT ATTGAGTGAACGGGACGAGTACTTCGAGTCACCGAGTCAAACGAAACAACGAGACGTCGGAGAGGTTGGCCACGCTGAAACTTtatctttgccttttttgcattttaaGACTGGTCCTCCAATCGATCCAACATCTTTTGCAACCGGTACCGAGCCTCTGGCTTGGAGGAAAAGTCTTTTGCCGGCTCCCGAAGACTTAATTCTTGCTTCGTCGGTGCCGCCGCATTTGTTGCAGAATCAAAGTTCGTGTCAGGTTGTGGTCGCCTCGTCGAGACTTAAGGATGGCAAAGAGGAGAGGCAGGAAAAGGCTATAGCCTCTCCAAAGAGTCTTCCTGCCAAAGTAGACGTACTCGAAGAAACGGTCTGGAGGAACGTTGGAGAAGTCCTTGAAACCAATGAATTGGTTGGCACTTCAAAGGTTTCTGAACTGGTCTTAGAGTCAGTGGAAGTCAATCGTTTTCGCTTGAATGTTCTTGGTCAGATCCGTTCTTTTGTCTTGAAAGAGAGGCGTTCATGCACAGTAGACAGCGGAGGAGGCCAGATACACTTGAAAAGCAGTGGAGTAACTGTGACTCTTTCAGAGAATGCTGTAAGTGAGGCAACGAACTTTTCGGTGACGTCTTATTTTCCGGAAGATTACAAAGAAGCTCCAGCAATAACTTGTGTCGCCACAGTCTTGCCTCATGGATTGACCCTTAGAAACAAAGCAACAATAGAGCTTCGTCATCATATCTGCTTAGAAAAACCGTTTAGAGTTAGAATTCTTTATCACAGTGGCCTTTCAACGTGTGAAAAAGGGTATCAGTTGCTAGCCGATCTGAACCAAGGAGCAATGTCTGCCGTTGACGGTGAGACGGAATTTCGAGTGGAAAGAAATTGTATTCGCATTCTTTGTCGTGGATTTTCCGAGCACTGCATTGTACAGGAAggttatttttttatttctattcgACTTTAtgctcctctttcttttgctgAAGGAGATTCTCAAGGAAGCGTTGTTGCATCTCTATCGTGTCAGTGCGATGAGGttacgaaaaaaattgacaaaaaTCAGAAAGAATTGGCCAGAGAATGCAAGGACTTTCAGAATGATTACATCAACGTTGACTCAACGGAGAGTGTAGAGTTGTCTGTTAATCCAACGAATGACAGTTCAGTCTTGTTTTCCGCTAACGGCGCCCCAAGTAGCCCCGCTATTTCTGCAATAGCCTTAAAGTCAATGATTGGTGCAGGCCACATGAACTACATAACAAGGTCCTTTTGTCTAGAGCGGACAAAAAACACTGTCGTCAGTGTTAAATTTTCCTATAACGCTATTGACAAAACTGGCTCTATCGTAGGGTCATTTCAGCTCTACCCGGTAATATGGCGACCGATGCCAAGACTGGAGAATTTGAAGTCTCTTTTAAACGGACGTTCCGGGACTGACAACGGGTCAATTCACTGCTCATCAGTAAATGCTATGGTTACTCAAACTGCTGAAAACCAGCTAGACGACGTGGTGTCTCCAGATGAACAAAGTGATGTGGCTAGACGCATTGGAAGTCGCTGGAGGCACGTTGGAGCGGCTCTTGGACCGCACCCAAAGTTTGAGTCTCATGAATTAGATAGCTTTGCCGCAGCTCATAATAGCGATCGAGATAGGGCTCTGCAAATGCTTAGTACCTGGGCAGAAAAGCATCACAGAAACGCCACAAGAAGAATGCTCATACTTGCactgagaaaagaagaccAAAACGCTTTAATATCAAACGTTTTCAAATGTAATCCCGACAGTCTTACAACGTAG